Genomic segment of Pacificitalea manganoxidans:
CAACGATGACACCGCCACGCTGGACGTGAACGGCGGCACCATCTCTGGCGCGCTCGACAACTCCGCCACGGTGACCTTCGCAGGCACCATGACCGGCGATGTGGCCAATACCGGCAGCTTCACAGTCGATGGTGACAGCACCATGGCCGGGGATTTCGACAACGAAGACGGCGGCACGCTGACGGTGAATGAGGATCTGACGGGGATCACGACGCTCACCAATACCGGCACCGACAGCACGGTGACGGTCGGCAGCGGCGCGACGCTGGGCGCGACGTCCCTTGTCAACGAACTTACCGCCACGCTGGACGTGAACGGCGGCACCGTCTCTGGCGCGCTCGGCAACTCCGCCACGGTGACCTTCGCAGGCACCATGACCGGCGATGTGGCCAATACCGGCAGCTTCACAGTCGATGGTGACAGCACCATGGCCGGGGATTTCGACAACGAAGACGGCGGCACGCTGACGGTGAACGAGGATCTGACCGGGATCACGACGCTCACCAACACCGGCACCGGCAGCACGGTGACGGTCGGCGGCGGCGCGACGCTGGGCACGACCAATATCGACAACAGCGCGACCTTCTCAAGCCTCAACAACTCGGTGGTCAGCACCGGCACCTTCGACAACGAGACCGGCGGCTTCTTTACCAATGCCGGTGATTTCGACGCGACAGGGACGGTGACCAACGACAATCAGATCACGAACACCTCGACCGGCACCTTCGATGCGGATGCGCTGACCAACAGCGGCACGTTCACCAACACGGGCGGCGTGGTGGGGGCGACAGATCCCCTGATCGTGCAGAACTCCGGCACGATCTCGAACCAAGGCACGGGCACCTTCGGGGCCGTGACGGTCAACAACACGACCGGCGGCGTCGTCACCAACGCCAGCGATGCGACGATGACCATGACGGCGCTGACCAATGCCGCGACCGTGACCAACCAAGGCCTGTTCACCGCCGAGGAAATCGAAACCACCGGCACCTTCACCAATACCGACGGCACGGTGACGGTCACGGGCCTGGAGGGATTGGAGAATGGCGGCACATTGACCAACCAGTCCGACGGTGTGGTGACAACGACCCTATTGGACAACTCGGGCAACCTGTCGAACCTCGACACGTCGGCCTTTAACGCTGCCGAAGTCACCAATGGCGGGCCTACCGCATCGCTCGTCAACCAAGGCGACTTCAACGTCACCGGCATGGTGTCGAATACCGGCTCTATCACCACCAGCGGGACGTTCGATAGCGGCCTGCTGCAAAACTACCTCTCCTTCGTCAATGATGGCGGCATGGTCGGCGGCACCGCAGCGGATGCCATCGACAATGACGGCACGCTCACCAACCAGAACGCCGGTGTGTTGAACGCGACCGATATCGACAATAGCGGGAACTTCTCGAACCTCGATACCTCGACAATCAATACCGCCACCTTCGACAACGAGGGCGCGGGCTCGCTGGTGAACCAAGGCGACTTCAACGCGTCCGGCGCGGTGACGAACCTCAATTCGATCAACAACACCGGCACGTTCGACGCGGCCTCGATCGACAATGACGCGACCTTCGTCAATGACGGCGGCACGGTGGGTGGCACAACGGCGGGCAGCATCGACAGCTCCGGCACGCTGACCAACCAGAACGACGCGGAGCTGACCGCGACGACGATCACCAACTCCGGCACCTTGTCGAACCTCGACACGTCCAGCGTCACGGCGACCACCAGCGTCACCAACACCGGCTCGATCACCAGCTTCGGCACGTTTGATACGGCGGCGCTCGACAATGACATGACCTTCGTCAATGACGGCGGCACGGTGGGCGGGACCACGCCCGGTAGCATCGACAATGACGGCACGCTCACCAACCAGAACGCCGCGGAACTGACCGCGACAGATATCGACAATAACGGGAGCTTCTCGAACCTCGATACCTCGACAATCAACACCGCCACCTTCGACAACGAGGGCGCGGGCTCGCTGGTGAACCAAGGCGACTTCAACGCGTCCGGCGCGGTGACGAACCTCAATTCGATCAACAACACCGGCACGTTCGACGCGGCCTCGATCGACAATGACGCGACCTTCGTCAATGACGGCGGCACGGTGGGTGGCACAACGGCGGGCAGCATCGACAGCTCCGGCACGCTGACCAACCAGAACGACGCGGAGCTGACCGCGACGACGATCACCAACTCCGGCACCTTGTCGAACCTCGACACGTCCAGCGTCACGGCGACCACCAGCGTCACCAACACCGGCTCGATCACCAGCTTCGGCACGTTTGATACGGCGGCGCTCGACAATGACATGACCTTCGTCAATGACGGCGGCACGGTGGGCGGGACCACGCCCGGTAGCATCGACAATGACGGCACGCTCACCAACCAGAACGCCGCGGAACTGACCGCGACAGATATCGACAATAACGGGAGCTTCTCGAACCTCGATACCTCGACAATCAACACCGCCACCTTCGATAACGAAGGCGCGGGCTCGCTGGTCAACCAAGGCGACTTCAACGCGTCCGGCGCGGTGACGAACCTCAATTCGGTCAACAACACCGGCACGTTCGACGCGGCCTCGATCGACAATGACGCGACCTTCGTCAACAACGGCGGCATCGTGGGCGGCACCACGCCCGGCAGCATCGATACCTCCGGCACGCTGACCAACGAGACTGCGGGGGTGATCTTCGCCACCGATATCGACAACAGCGGCACGATGTCGAACCTCGACACCTCCACGGTCAACGGGAGCACCTTCGACAATGTTGGCAGCACCTCGCAACTGACCAATGCCGGGACCATGACCCTGACGGGCGCGGCGACGAACGAAGGCAATATCGACAATACCGGCGCGTTCACCGCGCTGTCGTTCGACAATGACGGCTCGGTCGACAATGACGGCACGTTTACCGCGCCGGTCGATAACTCCGGCTCTTTCGACAACAGCGGCACGGTCATCGGTGCCGTCAGCAACTCCGGCGGGTTCGACAATACCGGCGGGATCACGGGCGATGTCGATAATGACGCGACCGGCGATTTCGATCATGACGGGACCATCACCGGCGATGTCAGCAATAGCGGCGCCTTCCAGATGGCGGGCATGATCGACGGGGATTTCGACAACTTCGCCGACGGCACGTTCACCATCGACGGGAACAGCACCATCGACGGCGCGCTGGACAATATGGGGACGCTGGAAAATGACGGCAGCGGCCTGACCCTGACGGTCACCGACGGGTTCATCAATACCGGCACGATCCAGTCTCTCGACATGTTCACCATCGATACAGCGTCCATCGACAACACCAGCGGGCGCATCGATCTGGGCACCGACGATGCGGCAGATGATGTGCTGGTTCTGACCGGCACGGTCGCGGGCGGCACGCTGGCCTTCGATATCGATCTGGGCGACAGCACCGGCGCGACCGATCAGATCGTCCTGTCGTCGCTCACCGGCAATGTCCTGCTGGAGTTCGACACGCTGGACAGCGGCGCGATCCTGAACGATCCGCTGCAGGTCGTGGATGGCAACGCCGTGTCGGCACTGCTGACCAGCACCGGGCTTCCTGCGCGCAGCGGGCCGCTCAGCTATCAGGTCACGCAGAGCAGCGAGGGCGTCTTTGTGAACTCGGTCATCGATCCGGGCGCGGCGGCGGTGTCGGGCAACCTTGCGCTGGTGCAGTCGCTGATCGGCACCATCGTAAACCGCCCGTCGAGCCCGTTTGTCTCCGGGCTGGCCTACGAATCCGAGGACACCTGCGGCTCGGGCGCATGGGCGCGCGCCACCGGTGGCCGGGCCGAGGCCACATCGCGCACCGATAACGGGCAGGCCAGCCTGCCTGCCACGGTCGATGCGGATTTCTACGGCTTCGTCACCGGCTATGACTTCGGCTGCTTCAATTCCGCAGGCGGGGAATGGGATGTGGCCGTGGGCGGCATCCTCGGCATCAACTCCGGCTCGACCGAGCAGAAGGTGTTCGAGGTCGGCGTCAGCGGCGCGGATATCGTCCTGACCGACAATCAGATCTCGACCACCCGGTCCGATTTCGATCAGCGCTATGTCGGCGGGTATGTGGCTGCGGCCCGCGGCGCCTTTACCGGCGATGTGCAACTGCGGTTCGAAAACACCGACTATGAGTTCGATAACGAAAGCCTCGGCCTGTATGACGAGGAAACGTCGAGCAACGGCACCACGCTGTCGGCATCGATCAGCTATTCGCACGCCCTGTCGGATACGCTGACCTTCGTGCCGACCGCCGGGTTCGGGATCACCCGCACCTCCACCGACGATCTGGTGTTCCGCGACAATTCGGGCACCGAAATCGGGCGCATCGACTTTGACGACCACACCACCAAGATCGGCTTTGTCGGCGGCACGCTGGCCCATACCACCATCGCGCCATCGGGGACGGAGGCGTATAACAGCTTCGTCACCGCGACCTATTACGAGGACTTCTCGGACGACATGACCTCGAAATATCGCATCGGCAATGACAGTCAGGATCTGAGCACCGATCCGCTGGGTGGCTTTGGCGAGTTGTCGGTGGGGCTGAGCTACATCAAGATCCTCGATGGCGAGGTCGGCGCGGCCAAGCAGTTCAACGCCTCGGTCCGGGCCGATGCTCGCTTCTCCGACGATGTGGAGGCGTTCTC
This window contains:
- a CDS encoding autotransporter outer membrane beta-barrel domain-containing protein, whose protein sequence is MTSFLHGTGVAKADRAGGGSLRRIILSTTAIAALAYGMSGQSGWSQDLIINDASTPNPTVFDSDQTFDTITVEDGGNATSGYFVFDAPVTVTANDALILNSTETHAVGSGEGLNAGTATIKSDLNISNGGTFSVTEGLETLGAVEIAGSSTANALTVNGGTLSVTPDGDLTVTGATDIGAGAFSNDGEFGTGSLTVTSETGSFDNTGTATVTNDFTDGTVGNTVTNTGTLNIGGTMTVDGAVSQSGSGVITATMGASLGSLSLSDMSEFASDGDVTLGTLDAGSQTSLSGASITLTGDGTLDGTITGDLEVSDTTEDGSALSVSNGGTIEDDLTLSATTTAETDGVIFTNDNTIKGNVTVGTGSADSTNLTLINTNLIEGDITSYGVVQSAGQVDGDVTANAGTLEFADGASVGGTVTVGDAATLSLGTYGNSGGPAVIITGDLVADGDISSTGANALAIDGTFSSSGTIEADTGEASITAGTINLRDGTVLSEVNGGTLSFSADAINYGIATTITDPTLDYDLGVIDGATVTIASELNGDGHDLNVTDGTLLVDADTTQIGVTTVASDGIVTVDSGIELEFSSLTNDGTVNLGENATLTGTGNTYTNNGTTNVSDNATIQDAGAIENSGLLRFEGSATLNSDTNSSGGEIITNTGTLDLTTLTNADPTVDALDDLTSTGGSALIQLAEDTELTVAGTLTNADGASVTIGTDATVSASDDVVNTSGSTITVGMDGTLSATNGVLNDDTATLDVNGGTISGALDNSATVTFAGTMTGDVANTGSFTVDGDSTMAGDFDNEDGGTLTVNEDLTGITTLTNTGTDSTVTVGSGATLGATSLVNELTATLDVNGGTVSGALGNSATVTFAGTMTGDVANTGSFTVDGDSTMAGDFDNEDGGTLTVNEDLTGITTLTNTGTGSTVTVGGGATLGTTNIDNSATFSSLNNSVVSTGTFDNETGGFFTNAGDFDATGTVTNDNQITNTSTGTFDADALTNSGTFTNTGGVVGATDPLIVQNSGTISNQGTGTFGAVTVNNTTGGVVTNASDATMTMTALTNAATVTNQGLFTAEEIETTGTFTNTDGTVTVTGLEGLENGGTLTNQSDGVVTTTLLDNSGNLSNLDTSAFNAAEVTNGGPTASLVNQGDFNVTGMVSNTGSITTSGTFDSGLLQNYLSFVNDGGMVGGTAADAIDNDGTLTNQNAGVLNATDIDNSGNFSNLDTSTINTATFDNEGAGSLVNQGDFNASGAVTNLNSINNTGTFDAASIDNDATFVNDGGTVGGTTAGSIDSSGTLTNQNDAELTATTITNSGTLSNLDTSSVTATTSVTNTGSITSFGTFDTAALDNDMTFVNDGGTVGGTTPGSIDNDGTLTNQNAAELTATDIDNNGSFSNLDTSTINTATFDNEGAGSLVNQGDFNASGAVTNLNSINNTGTFDAASIDNDATFVNDGGTVGGTTAGSIDSSGTLTNQNDAELTATTITNSGTLSNLDTSSVTATTSVTNTGSITSFGTFDTAALDNDMTFVNDGGTVGGTTPGSIDNDGTLTNQNAAELTATDIDNNGSFSNLDTSTINTATFDNEGAGSLVNQGDFNASGAVTNLNSVNNTGTFDAASIDNDATFVNNGGIVGGTTPGSIDTSGTLTNETAGVIFATDIDNSGTMSNLDTSTVNGSTFDNVGSTSQLTNAGTMTLTGAATNEGNIDNTGAFTALSFDNDGSVDNDGTFTAPVDNSGSFDNSGTVIGAVSNSGGFDNTGGITGDVDNDATGDFDHDGTITGDVSNSGAFQMAGMIDGDFDNFADGTFTIDGNSTIDGALDNMGTLENDGSGLTLTVTDGFINTGTIQSLDMFTIDTASIDNTSGRIDLGTDDAADDVLVLTGTVAGGTLAFDIDLGDSTGATDQIVLSSLTGNVLLEFDTLDSGAILNDPLQVVDGNAVSALLTSTGLPARSGPLSYQVTQSSEGVFVNSVIDPGAAAVSGNLALVQSLIGTIVNRPSSPFVSGLAYESEDTCGSGAWARATGGRAEATSRTDNGQASLPATVDADFYGFVTGYDFGCFNSAGGEWDVAVGGILGINSGSTEQKVFEVGVSGADIVLTDNQISTTRSDFDQRYVGGYVAAARGAFTGDVQLRFENTDYEFDNESLGLYDEETSSNGTTLSASISYSHALSDTLTFVPTAGFGITRTSTDDLVFRDNSGTEIGRIDFDDHTTKIGFVGGTLAHTTIAPSGTEAYNSFVTATYYEDFSDDMTSKYRIGNDSQDLSTDPLGGFGELSVGLSYIKILDGEVGAAKQFNASVRADARFSDDVEAFSITAQARLQF